A region from the Haliaeetus albicilla chromosome 16, bHalAlb1.1, whole genome shotgun sequence genome encodes:
- the PHACTR4 gene encoding phosphatase and actin regulator 4 isoform X5, with protein sequence MEENTAEEVDHPPTDASMGVDVLESGDTTPPTKRKSKFSSFGKIFKPWKWRKKKSSDKFKETSEDGEEPDKLNSPALKNGHTVPIGGPGVCNLASQEEEATKPPSLRKPAPAEEPKKRQGSSSSHSGPELEPPQESYVPRQPLLPPKRPPSTSQETNEVQAKDPTPASSTAKTAPSTTVPVAAKTVNSTAAPSPAPRTLPPALASANTTAPTSTTSTAPAKQPPVPPPKPVNRNSNSVIAELSQAMNSGTGLSKPSPPLPPKRGLLPNNTSEAAITSKPPNDRTVTANRPALIPMHMTSAYPPPSPSPPLPTHIPPEPPRMPLPASTPVLDPPRSLDLPKETPPPEDFRSLEVSKRTAEQGFGEPHVLPRLPQIPLHIRIQQALASPLPVTPPADGSHRAHSLLFENDGFGEDNGTLGRTRSLPVTIEMLKVPDDEEEEEDDQEEEQNSGPRVYIGDVPSVTVIPKLVPQVLPEEQEGDEGMSDSDSEGPILYRDDEDEEEDESHNSTLANKVKRKDTLAIKLGNTTAPQEEKIVFPRKSKEEWNEIRHQIGTTLIRRLSQRPTAEELEQRNILQPKNEADRQAEKREIKRRLTRKLSQRPTVAELQARKILRFNEYVEVTDAQDYDRRADKPWTKLTPADKAAIRKELNEFKSCEMEVHEDSKQFTRYHRP encoded by the exons ATGGTGAAGAACCAGACAAGCTGAACTCACCTGCACTGAAAAATGGCCATACAGTCCCAATCGGTGGTCCTGGGGTTTGTAACCTGGCCAGCCAGGAGGAAGAGGCCACAAAGCCACCTAGCCTTAGGAAGCCTGCACCAGCTGAGGAACCAAAGAAAAGGCAGG gctcctccagcagccactCTGGGCCTGAACTGGAACCACCTCAGGAGTCATATGTTCCCAGACAGCCTCTGCTTCCTCCAAAAAGACCTCCCTCCACTTCCCAGGAGACAAATGAAGTGCAGGCGAAGGATCCAACgcctgccagcagcactgcaaaaaCTGCACCCTCCACCACAGTCCCTGTTGCAGCAAAGACAGTCAATTCCACagctgccccttccccagcccccagGACTCTGCCCCCTGCTCTTGCCAGTGCCAACACTACTGCGCCCACGAGTACaaccagcacagctcctgccaaACAGCCTCCCGTCCCTCCTCCCAAACCTGTCAACAGAAATAGCAACTCAGTAATAG ctgaactTTCTCAAGCAATGAACAGTGGTACAGGCTTGTCCAagccttcccctcctctcccaccgaAGAGGGGTCTCCTGCCTAACAACACGTCAGAGGCAGCTATCACTTCCAAGCCCCCGAATGACAGGACAGTGACAGCTAACCGCCCCGCACTGATACCGATGCACATGACTTCTGCTTACCCACCACCCTCGCCTTCGCCGCCGCTGCCCACGCACATACCCCCTGAACCTCCGCGCATGCCCTTGCCTGCTTCCACCCCTGTCTTGGACCCTCCGCGCTCCCTGGACCTACCCAAAGAGACTCCTCCTCCTGAAGACTTCAGGTCCTTGGAAGTGTCAAAGAGGACGGCAGAGCAAGGGTTTGGCGAACCTCACGTGCTGCCTCGCCTGCCCCAGATCCCATTGCACATCCGTATCCAGCAGGCTCTGGCCAGTCCTCTGCCTGTCACCCCGCCTGCCGATGGGTCACACAGGGCTCACTCGCTGCTCTTCGAGAACGATGGCTTTGGAGAAGACAATGGCACGCTGGGCAGGACGAGGTCCCTGCCTGTCACCATCGAGATGCTGAAAGT TCCAGAcgatgaggaagaggaagaagatgacCAGGAAGAGGAGCAGAATTCAGGCCCTCGTGTGTATATTGGAGATGTGCCATCTGTCACAGTCATCCCAAAACTGGTACCTCAGGTCCTGCCAGAGGAGCAGGAAGGAGATGAAGGGATGAGCGACTCTGACTCGGAGGGGCCCATCCTGTACAGAGATgatgaggatgaggaagaagatGAAAGCCATAACA GCACGCTGGCTAACAAAGTGAAGAGGAAAGACACGCTAGCTATAAAGCTGGGGAACACAACTGCACCGCAGGAGGAGAAGATTGTCTTCCCTCGGAAGAGCAAGGAGGAGTGGAATGAAATTCGGCACCAGATTGGGACAACGCTGATCAG GCGACTGAGTCAGAGACCGACAGCAGAAGAACTGGAGCAGAGGAACATACTTCAAC CGAAAAATGAAGCTGACCGTCAAGCTGAGAAGCGAGAGATCAAACGCAGGCTCACCAGAAAG CTTAGCCAAAGGCCTacagtggcagagctgcaggccaGGAAGATCCTGAGGTTTAACGAATATGTGGAAGTAACAGATGCTCAAGACTATGACCGGCGAGCAGATAAGCCATGGACAAAACTAACACCGGCTGACAAG GCTGCCATCCGGAAGGAGCTGAATGAATTTAAGAGCTGTGAAATGGAAGTCCACGAGGACAGCAAGCAGTTCACGAG GTACCATCGACCATAG
- the RCC1 gene encoding regulator of chromosome condensation has product MPGKRTAKKSPVPEDESPGRKKIKICHSSHCTQPGLVLTLGQGDVGQLGLGEDVMERKKPALVPLPEMVVQVEAGGMHTVCLSQTGKIYTFGCNDEGALGRDTSAEGSETTPGLVELQEKVVQVSAGDSHTAALTEDGRVFVWGSFRDNNGVIGLLEPMKTSSLPVLLQLSAPVIKIVSGNDHLVMLTVDGDLFTCGCGEQGQLGRVPALFANRGGRKGLQRLLVPQRVPVKGKGNRGKMRFQDAFCGAYFTFAITQEGHIYGFGLSNYHQLGTQGTEPCFSPQNLTCFKNSTKSWVGFSGGQHHTVCVDSEGKAYSLGRAEYGRLGLGAGAEEKSTPTVIPELPSISSVACGASVGYAVSSDGRAFAWGMGTNYQLGTGEEDDVWSPVEMTGKQLENRTVLAVSSGGQHTVLLVKDKEQS; this is encoded by the exons ATGCCAGGGAAACGCACTGCGAAGAAGAGCCCGGTGCCAGAAGACGAGTCTCCTGGAAGGAAGAAGattaaaa TCTGCCACTCATCCCACTGCACACAGCCCGGCCTGGTGCTGacgctggggcagggggatgtTGGCCAGCTGGGCCTGGGGGAGGATGTGATGGAGAGGAAGAAGCCGGCCCTGGTGCCGCTGCCGGAGATGGTGGTGCAGGTGGAAGCCGGAGGGATGCATACGGTGTGCCTCAGCCAGACGGGAAAA ATCTACACCTTTGGCTGCAATGATGAAGGTGCCCTCGGGCGTGACACCTCAGCAGAAGGGTCGGAGACCACACCGGGGCTGGTGGAGCTGCAGGAAAAGGTGGTGCAGGTCTCTGCAGGGGACAGTCACACGGCCGCGCTGACAGAGGACGGCAGGGTTTTTGTCTGGGGTTCTTTTCGG GATAACAACGGGGTGATCGGCTTGCTGGAGCCCATGAAGACAAGCTCCCTTCCTGTGCTGCTCCAGCTCAGTGCACCCGTCATTAAAATTGTCTCAG GGAATGACCACTTAGTGATGCTGACAGTGGACGGTGACCTCTTTACGTGTGGCTGTGGCGAGCAGGGCCAGCTGGGGAGAGTGCCGGCGCTCTTTGCCAAccgaggaggaaggaaagggctGC AGCGCCTGCTGGTCCCCCAGCGCGTCCCTGTCAAAGGCAAAGGCAACAGAGGCAAAATGCGCTTCCAGGACGCCTTTTGCGGGGCTTACTTCACCTTCGCCATCACACAGGAGGGACACATCTATGGATTTGGCCTCTCCAACTACCACCAGCTGG GGACCCAGGGCACCGAGCCCTGCTTCTCCCCGCAGAACCTGACATGCTTCAAGAACTCCACCAAGTCCTGGGTCGGATTCTCCGGCGGGCAGCACCACACAGTGTGCGTCGACTCAGAGG GTAAAGCCTACAGCCTGGGCAGGGCAGAGTATGGCCGGCTGGGCCTCGGGGCAGGGGCGGAGGAGAAGAGCACACCCACGGTCATCCCAGAGCTCCCCAGCATCTCTTCTGTCGCATGCGGCGCGTCAGTCGGCTACGCCGTCAGCAGTGACG GACGAGCATTTGCCTGGGGAATGGGCACCAACTACCAGCTGGGCACAGGGGAGGAGGATGATGTCTGGAGCCCTGTGGAGATGACAGGCAAGCAGCTGGAAAACCGCACGGTCCTGGCCGTGTCCAGCGGCGGCCAACACACAGTGCTGCTGGTCAAGGACAAGGAGCAGAGTTGA